One window of Inquilinus sp. Marseille-Q2685 genomic DNA carries:
- a CDS encoding helix-turn-helix transcriptional regulator, whose protein sequence is MAESWIQVERDPFPAGFSGHWHHHPLAQLIYPGRGVMVLHTRRGQWVVPPLQGCWLPAGEEHRVETSAGFEMLSAYCRGPLLRRLPDRCGVVAVSPLLREVILALEDGGAAGRARHRLCLVFADELRLEPAPRLFLQPLASPALRRIEAALAAEPAHAGTLAEWAVRLGTTTRSLARAFQREARMSFTAWRRQVRLRAALTRLAEGASVTAVAHDLGFGSASAFIRDFRRATGVTPKRCFRPAAPGSGPAMRETPGTEALPFGNDGGRQRPAGGRRP, encoded by the coding sequence GTGGCGGAGAGCTGGATCCAGGTCGAGCGCGACCCCTTCCCGGCCGGCTTCTCGGGGCACTGGCACCATCATCCGCTCGCCCAGCTGATCTATCCGGGGCGCGGCGTGATGGTGCTGCACACCCGCCGCGGGCAATGGGTCGTGCCGCCGCTGCAGGGCTGCTGGCTGCCGGCGGGCGAGGAGCACCGGGTCGAGACCTCCGCCGGGTTCGAGATGCTCAGCGCCTATTGCCGCGGCCCGTTGTTGCGCCGGCTGCCGGATCGTTGCGGCGTCGTCGCCGTCAGCCCGCTGCTGCGCGAGGTGATCCTGGCGCTGGAGGACGGAGGCGCGGCGGGCCGGGCCCGGCATCGCCTCTGCCTGGTCTTCGCCGACGAGCTGCGGCTGGAGCCGGCGCCCCGGTTGTTCTTGCAGCCCCTGGCGTCGCCGGCGCTGCGGAGGATCGAGGCGGCCCTGGCGGCGGAGCCGGCGCATGCCGGGACCCTGGCCGAATGGGCGGTGCGGCTGGGCACCACCACCCGGTCGCTGGCCCGGGCATTCCAGCGCGAGGCGCGGATGAGCTTCACCGCCTGGCGCCGGCAGGTCCGGCTGCGGGCCGCGCTGACCCGGCTCGCCGAAGGCGCCTCGGTCACCGCCGTGGCGCATGATCTCGGCTTCGGGTCGGCCAGCGCCTTCATCCGCGACTTCCGCCGGGCCACCGGGGTGACGCCGAAACGCTGCTTCCGGCCCGCGGCGCCCGGCTCCGGGCCTGCCATGCGCGAAACGCCCGGGACGGAGGCCCTGCCTTTCGGTAACGATGGCGGACGCCAACGACCAGCCGGAGGACGCCGCCCGTGA
- a CDS encoding acyltransferase, which yields MLTLQQAMERRQNNFHLCRMIGALFIIFAHSILIGGMEQYYTERDPQFRWALILMGKNALRLFFVFSGIMVAMSLDRRSSLSAYAAARLMRIVPPLLLFSAVMVFVIGPLMTSLPVLDYFSRLDTWLFVPKAASGLFVPGLPGMFEAVTRSTEVNASLWTLVYEVVCYIVLALLWAAGWLAPRRLPLTLAAVAALYLGITFGTDLRLVEPVEATACFGISFMIGVAVYHYRRWIPVSLWLVALLGGVTVLVRGTPWAEPASILTLTLAGLWLALVPKGWILGYGRVGELSYSTYIWHWPIGQILISLWPGLLWPQLFLLMVLITLPVAFLSWTLVELPALRRIPAAAILIRRLAEALRLVSPRVPADMAASPSGSAR from the coding sequence TTGCTGACACTGCAACAGGCGATGGAGCGGCGGCAGAACAACTTCCACCTGTGCCGCATGATCGGCGCGCTGTTCATCATCTTCGCGCATTCGATCCTGATCGGCGGCATGGAGCAGTACTATACGGAGCGGGATCCGCAGTTCCGGTGGGCGCTCATCCTCATGGGGAAGAATGCGCTGCGTCTCTTCTTCGTCTTCAGCGGCATCATGGTGGCGATGAGCCTGGACCGGAGGTCCTCGCTCAGCGCCTATGCCGCAGCCCGATTGATGCGGATCGTCCCGCCGTTGCTGCTGTTCTCCGCCGTCATGGTCTTCGTGATCGGTCCGCTGATGACCAGCCTGCCCGTCCTCGACTATTTCAGCCGGCTCGACACCTGGCTCTTCGTGCCGAAGGCGGCGAGCGGCCTGTTCGTGCCCGGCCTGCCGGGCATGTTCGAGGCCGTGACGAGGTCGACCGAGGTCAACGCGTCGCTGTGGACGCTGGTCTACGAGGTCGTCTGCTACATCGTGCTGGCACTGCTGTGGGCGGCCGGGTGGCTCGCACCGCGGCGATTGCCTCTGACGCTGGCCGCCGTCGCCGCCCTCTACCTGGGCATCACCTTCGGCACCGATCTCCGCCTGGTGGAACCCGTCGAAGCCACGGCCTGCTTCGGCATCAGCTTCATGATCGGCGTCGCGGTCTATCATTACCGCCGCTGGATTCCGGTGTCGCTCTGGCTGGTGGCGCTGCTCGGCGGCGTGACCGTGCTGGTGCGGGGCACCCCCTGGGCCGAGCCGGCGTCGATCCTGACATTGACGTTGGCCGGGCTGTGGCTCGCCCTGGTTCCGAAGGGGTGGATCCTCGGCTACGGCCGGGTCGGCGAGCTGTCCTATTCCACCTATATCTGGCACTGGCCGATCGGTCAGATCCTGATCAGCCTGTGGCCCGGCCTCCTGTGGCCGCAGCTCTTCCTGCTGATGGTGCTGATCACCCTGCCGGTGGCCTTTCTGTCCTGGACCCTGGTGGAGCTGCCGGCTCTGCGCCGCATCCCGGCGGCCGCGATCCTGATCCGCCGCTTGGCCGAGGCGCTGCGGCTGGTGTCTCCGCGCGTGCCGGCGGACATGGCCGCATCGCCGAGCGGCAGCGCGCGTTAG
- a CDS encoding class I SAM-dependent methyltransferase encodes MTPTMMVPRTEPAPSPPRDSRQELLAALRALRPASVLDVGCGVGALLRAVAADGAVRGVGLAPEEAAAERARAAGLDVQPGRAEALPFADGSFDVVTLEYVAHHVEHLPRALREAARVARRAVLVLDGWYDEALPSQRVMRDLDGWRKRIDRRLGMVHNPCPKPYDLIDPLLACGPFEIDYACRLELTPRPLAELEAAARRHLEAIAPAPELAAELDRILDDGRLHGCTDAGTLLLAARWP; translated from the coding sequence ATGACCCCGACCATGATGGTGCCGCGGACGGAGCCCGCGCCCAGCCCGCCCCGGGACAGCAGGCAGGAGCTGCTGGCCGCGCTGCGCGCCCTTCGACCGGCCTCGGTGCTGGATGTGGGCTGCGGCGTGGGCGCCCTGCTGCGGGCGGTCGCCGCCGACGGCGCGGTGCGCGGCGTCGGCCTCGCGCCGGAGGAGGCCGCCGCCGAGCGCGCGAGGGCGGCGGGGCTGGACGTCCAGCCCGGCCGGGCCGAGGCCCTGCCCTTCGCCGACGGCAGCTTCGATGTCGTCACCCTGGAGTACGTCGCCCATCACGTCGAGCACCTGCCCAGGGCCCTGCGGGAGGCGGCGCGGGTGGCCCGCCGCGCCGTCCTGGTCCTGGACGGCTGGTACGACGAGGCGCTGCCGTCGCAGCGGGTGATGCGCGACCTCGACGGCTGGCGGAAGCGGATCGACCGCCGGCTCGGCATGGTGCACAACCCCTGCCCCAAGCCGTACGACCTGATCGACCCGCTGCTCGCCTGCGGTCCGTTCGAGATCGACTATGCCTGCCGGCTGGAGCTGACCCCGCGACCGCTGGCCGAGCTGGAGGCGGCGGCCCGGCGGCACCTGGAGGCCATCGCCCCGGCGCCCGAGCTGGCGGCGGAGCTGGACCGCATCCTCGACGACGGCCGGCTGCACGGCTGCACCGACGCCGGCACCCTGCTGCTCGCGGCGCGCTGGCCCTAA
- a CDS encoding MurR/RpiR family transcriptional regulator, producing the protein MAGTEAAAVEPAPDSFEALRGAIAARYPALSKRLKTIAEFALAHPDVIALETVAVIAAKAEVQPSALVRFAQALGFDGFSEMQRLFRAQLVERMPSYEARIRTLDARFGGAEAPSGPLNAFIDISVGALERLRGDVDPAVFARAVDILARADCIHLAAQRRSFPIAVYLSYLLAQLDRPVHLLDNFGGMLAEQSRAIRPGDALFVVTFRSYAPDVQEVARRARAAGVPIVAITDSDLSPVYPIADACFVVHEGEIDAFRSLSATPCLALTLAVALGRRHEVQEG; encoded by the coding sequence ATGGCAGGGACGGAAGCGGCCGCGGTCGAGCCGGCGCCGGACAGCTTCGAGGCGCTGCGGGGCGCCATCGCCGCCCGGTATCCGGCGCTGAGCAAGCGGCTCAAGACCATCGCCGAATTCGCCCTGGCCCATCCCGACGTGATCGCGCTGGAGACGGTGGCGGTGATCGCCGCCAAGGCCGAGGTCCAGCCTTCGGCCCTGGTCCGCTTCGCCCAGGCGCTGGGCTTCGACGGCTTCTCCGAGATGCAGCGCCTGTTCCGGGCCCAGCTGGTGGAGAGGATGCCCAGCTACGAGGCGCGCATCCGCACGCTCGACGCCCGCTTCGGCGGGGCGGAGGCGCCGTCCGGCCCGCTCAACGCCTTCATCGACATCTCGGTCGGCGCGCTGGAGCGGCTGCGCGGCGACGTCGACCCGGCGGTCTTCGCCCGGGCGGTCGACATCCTCGCGCGGGCGGACTGCATCCATCTGGCGGCCCAGCGCCGGTCGTTCCCGATCGCGGTCTATCTCTCCTACCTGCTGGCCCAGCTCGACCGGCCGGTGCATCTGCTCGACAATTTCGGCGGCATGCTGGCCGAGCAGTCGCGCGCGATCCGCCCGGGCGACGCGCTGTTCGTCGTCACCTTCCGCAGCTACGCCCCGGACGTGCAGGAGGTGGCGCGCCGGGCCCGGGCCGCCGGGGTGCCGATCGTCGCCATCACCGACAGCGACCTCAGCCCGGTCTATCCGATCGCCGATGCCTGCTTCGTGGTGCATGAGGGCGAGATCGACGCGTTCCGCTCGCTGTCGGCCACCCCCTGCCTGGCCCTGACCCTCGCCGTGGCGCTCGGCCGCCGGCACGAGGTGCAGGAGGGCTGA
- a CDS encoding OmpA family protein, whose product MKKNLMYAVGAAALLVAAPAMAQEYQATGLYVGAGAGVNIRQDDSWSVKGTNIDGKSEYDIGPAGNIYLGYDWGSFRADAEVSLRTNNLNEAKVGGNTIAKNGHFRTIGIMANGYYDFDFGSPFVPYIGAGVGVALLDAELKAGGNTFKDFNTQFAYQGIAGVSYNFSPNLAANLEYRYLGNTEPTFSDQGVKLKYDSSNNHTILVGVRYTFAPAPAPVEQVETVAGRSYLVFFDFDSSRLTPEAKQIVASAAADALQGKTTRIDVTGHTDRSGSDRYNQALSVRRAESVRRELVADGVADSLIVTRGVGESDPLVPTADGVREPQNRRVEIVIN is encoded by the coding sequence ATGAAGAAGAACTTGATGTACGCCGTCGGTGCGGCCGCCCTGCTCGTTGCAGCCCCGGCGATGGCGCAGGAGTATCAGGCCACTGGTCTCTATGTCGGTGCCGGCGCTGGCGTCAACATCCGCCAGGATGACAGCTGGAGCGTCAAGGGCACCAACATCGACGGCAAGTCGGAGTACGACATCGGCCCGGCCGGCAACATCTATCTCGGTTACGACTGGGGTTCGTTCCGTGCGGACGCCGAGGTGAGCCTGCGCACCAACAATCTCAATGAAGCCAAGGTCGGCGGCAACACCATCGCCAAGAACGGCCACTTCCGCACCATCGGCATTATGGCCAACGGCTACTACGACTTCGACTTCGGCTCGCCGTTCGTGCCGTACATCGGCGCCGGCGTTGGCGTCGCCCTGCTCGACGCCGAGTTGAAGGCTGGCGGCAACACGTTCAAGGATTTCAACACCCAGTTCGCCTATCAGGGCATCGCGGGTGTGTCGTACAACTTCTCGCCGAACCTGGCCGCGAACCTCGAGTACCGCTACCTCGGCAACACCGAGCCGACCTTCAGCGACCAGGGCGTCAAGCTGAAGTACGACAGCAGCAACAACCACACCATCCTGGTCGGCGTCCGCTACACCTTCGCCCCGGCCCCGGCTCCGGTCGAGCAGGTCGAGACGGTGGCGGGCCGCAGCTACCTGGTGTTCTTCGACTTCGACAGCTCGCGTCTGACCCCGGAAGCCAAGCAGATCGTGGCCTCGGCCGCGGCTGACGCCCTCCAGGGCAAGACTACCCGCATCGACGTCACCGGCCACACCGACCGTTCGGGTTCGGACCGGTACAACCAGGCCCTGTCGGTGCGTCGCGCCGAGTCGGTCCGCCGCGAGCTGGTTGCGGACGGCGTTGCCGACAGCCTGATCGTCACCCGCGGCGTCGGCGAGTCCGATCCGCTGGTCCCGACCGCCGACGGTGTGCGCGAGCCGCAGAACCGCCGCGTCGAGATCGTCATCAACTAA
- the nagA gene encoding N-acetylglucosamine-6-phosphate deacetylase, producing the protein MTKTLEGRILTPHGWVAGRIGFDSHIRSIEPVDGVEGPMIVPGFIDLHCHGGGGADAMEGEAAIRTLARTHARHGTTSLLATTMTSPVEEIETALDGAGRVIAGRRPGEARVLGVHLEGPFISPDRLGAQPPYAIPADLVRMADFCDRADIRVVTWAPEADPDGSLQAFLAARDIRVQLGHSSCDYETAAEAFSRGVDGVTHMFNAMTALHHRAPGIVGAALAHAEHAELIPDLLHVHPGAIRAALRAIPQLYAVTDATAASGMPDGDYRLGRYTVRKCGNGVRLDDGTLAGSCLTMDRAFANFVAIGLAPEEASRRTSTLAADYLGLADRGRLAPGAWADIVVLDADLRVTGVHVEGESIDLDHA; encoded by the coding sequence ATGACCAAGACCCTCGAAGGCCGGATCCTGACGCCGCACGGCTGGGTCGCCGGCCGGATCGGCTTCGACAGCCATATCCGCAGCATCGAACCGGTCGACGGCGTCGAAGGCCCGATGATCGTCCCGGGCTTCATCGACCTGCACTGCCATGGCGGCGGCGGCGCCGACGCCATGGAGGGCGAGGCCGCGATCCGCACCCTGGCCCGCACGCATGCTCGGCACGGGACGACGTCGCTGCTGGCCACCACCATGACCTCGCCGGTCGAGGAGATCGAGACGGCGCTGGACGGCGCCGGCCGGGTGATCGCGGGACGGCGGCCGGGCGAAGCGCGGGTGCTGGGCGTGCATCTGGAAGGCCCGTTCATCAGCCCGGACCGGCTGGGCGCCCAGCCGCCCTATGCCATCCCCGCCGACCTCGTGCGCATGGCGGATTTCTGCGACCGCGCCGACATCCGGGTCGTCACCTGGGCGCCGGAGGCCGACCCCGACGGCAGCCTGCAGGCCTTCCTGGCGGCCCGAGACATCCGGGTGCAGCTGGGCCATTCCTCCTGCGACTACGAGACCGCGGCCGAAGCCTTCTCGCGCGGGGTCGACGGCGTCACCCATATGTTCAACGCCATGACGGCGCTGCACCACCGCGCCCCCGGCATCGTCGGCGCCGCCCTGGCCCATGCCGAGCATGCCGAGCTGATCCCCGACCTGCTGCACGTCCATCCCGGCGCCATCCGCGCGGCGCTGCGGGCGATCCCGCAGCTCTACGCCGTCACCGACGCCACCGCCGCCAGCGGCATGCCGGACGGCGACTATCGGCTGGGCCGCTACACGGTGCGCAAATGCGGCAACGGCGTGCGGCTGGACGACGGCACCCTGGCCGGCAGCTGCCTGACCATGGACCGCGCCTTCGCCAACTTCGTCGCCATCGGCCTGGCGCCGGAGGAGGCGTCGCGCCGCACCTCGACCCTGGCCGCCGACTATCTCGGCCTGGCCGATCGCGGCCGCCTGGCGCCCGGCGCCTGGGCGGACATCGTCGTTCTCGACGCCGACCTGCGGGTCACGGGCGTCCATGTCGAAGGAGAGTCGATTGACCTCGATCATGCTTGA
- a CDS encoding aspartate aminotransferase family protein, producing the protein MIPNSTAARDVAYLLHPYTNLSAHRETGPMVISRGKGIHVYDEEGREYIEGLAGLWCAGLGFDQERLVEAATRQMRQLPFYHAFAGKVPDVLVDLAEALMAIAPKPLERALFVNSGSEANDLAVKIAWYVNNALGRPEKKKIIARRKAYHGVTVMSGSLTGLAYAQDGFDLPVGRVVHVDTPHHYHGAEPGESEEDYATRLAGQLEAVIQAEGPETVAAFIAEPVMGAGGVVVPPRTYFEKVQAVLRRHDVLFIADEVICGFGRTGNWFGCDTFGIRPDIMTVAKQLSAGFLPIAATLVSGPVYEALVAGSDKHGLFGHGNTYGGHPVAAAVALETLKIYRETDIVGRVRRVGAALQEGLRRHAGHPLVGEVRGLGLIAAAELVADKAARTNFDKARGVGAGLVRRAQAHGLLTRAMPGDAVAFCPPMIIDEAGVAEMLRRFGLALDETWSALREAA; encoded by the coding sequence GTGATCCCCAACTCCACCGCCGCGCGCGACGTCGCCTATCTGCTGCACCCCTATACCAATCTCAGCGCCCATCGCGAAACCGGGCCGATGGTGATCAGCCGCGGCAAGGGCATCCACGTCTATGACGAGGAAGGGCGCGAATACATCGAGGGGCTGGCCGGGCTCTGGTGCGCCGGGCTCGGCTTCGACCAGGAGCGGCTGGTCGAGGCGGCGACGCGGCAGATGCGGCAGCTGCCCTTCTATCATGCCTTCGCCGGCAAGGTGCCGGACGTGCTGGTCGACCTGGCCGAGGCGCTGATGGCGATCGCACCGAAGCCGCTGGAGCGGGCGCTGTTCGTCAATTCCGGCTCTGAAGCCAACGACCTCGCGGTCAAGATCGCCTGGTACGTCAACAACGCGCTGGGCCGGCCGGAGAAGAAGAAGATCATCGCCCGCCGCAAGGCCTATCACGGCGTCACCGTGATGTCGGGCAGCCTCACCGGCCTGGCCTATGCCCAGGACGGCTTCGACCTGCCGGTCGGCCGGGTGGTGCATGTCGACACGCCGCATCACTATCACGGCGCCGAGCCGGGCGAGAGCGAGGAGGACTATGCCACCCGGCTGGCCGGGCAGCTGGAGGCCGTGATCCAGGCCGAGGGGCCGGAGACGGTGGCCGCCTTCATCGCCGAGCCGGTGATGGGCGCGGGCGGCGTGGTCGTGCCGCCGCGCACCTATTTCGAGAAGGTGCAGGCGGTGCTGCGCCGCCACGACGTGCTGTTCATCGCCGACGAGGTGATCTGCGGCTTCGGCCGCACCGGCAACTGGTTCGGCTGCGATACGTTCGGCATCCGGCCGGACATCATGACGGTGGCCAAGCAGCTCTCGGCCGGCTTCCTGCCGATCGCGGCGACGCTGGTCTCCGGCCCGGTCTATGAGGCGCTGGTGGCGGGCAGCGACAAACACGGGCTGTTCGGCCACGGCAACACCTATGGCGGCCATCCGGTAGCCGCGGCGGTGGCGCTGGAGACGCTGAAGATCTATCGCGAGACCGACATCGTCGGCCGGGTGCGGCGGGTCGGCGCGGCGCTGCAGGAGGGCCTGCGCCGCCATGCGGGCCATCCGCTGGTCGGCGAGGTGCGCGGCCTCGGCCTGATCGCGGCGGCCGAGCTGGTCGCCGACAAGGCCGCCCGGACCAATTTCGACAAGGCCAGGGGCGTCGGCGCCGGGCTGGTCCGGCGCGCCCAGGCGCACGGCCTCCTGACCCGCGCCATGCCGGGCGACGCGGTCGCCTTCTGTCCGCCGATGATCATCGACGAGGCCGGCGTGGCGGAGATGCTGCGGCGTTTCGGTCTGGCGCTGGACGAGACCTGGTCGGCACTGCGCGAGGCGGCATGA
- a CDS encoding BadF/BadG/BcrA/BcrD ATPase family protein, protein MAIRIHIGVDGGATGTRLRAVDPEGRVLGEGTAGPSSLTLGVDGAWAQIRIALDAAGIAEADFSDAVLACGLAGTGRPDKRAEFRAKAPGFARLRLSSDAHATTLGAHGGRPGAAIALGTGTVGGALYADGTTRQVGGWGLPVGDEGSGAWLGLKALGEALQLLDGRDVDPPGGSALHRAMFETCGATPPELLSWTYQAPSTKYATLAPIVVRLAGEGDPAAARLMRQAGHEVDRLARALDPDGTLPFCAGGSLAAPLRPYMDPTIVARLRPPQGDARDGAVLLARSLAPGEAWSDA, encoded by the coding sequence ATGGCGATCCGCATCCATATCGGCGTCGACGGCGGCGCGACCGGCACCAGGCTCCGCGCCGTCGATCCGGAGGGCCGCGTGCTGGGCGAGGGCACGGCCGGCCCGTCCAGCCTGACGCTCGGCGTCGACGGCGCCTGGGCCCAGATCCGCATCGCGCTGGACGCCGCCGGAATCGCCGAGGCGGACTTTTCGGACGCCGTGCTGGCTTGCGGCCTGGCCGGCACCGGCCGGCCGGACAAGCGCGCCGAGTTCCGCGCCAAGGCACCCGGCTTCGCCCGGCTGCGCCTGTCCTCCGACGCCCATGCCACGACGCTGGGCGCCCATGGCGGCCGGCCCGGCGCCGCGATCGCGCTGGGCACCGGCACGGTCGGCGGCGCCCTGTATGCCGACGGCACCACCCGCCAGGTCGGCGGCTGGGGCCTTCCGGTCGGCGACGAGGGCAGCGGCGCCTGGCTGGGCCTGAAGGCGCTGGGCGAGGCGCTGCAGCTGCTGGACGGCCGGGACGTCGACCCGCCCGGCGGCTCCGCCTTGCACCGGGCCATGTTCGAGACCTGCGGCGCCACCCCGCCGGAGCTGCTGTCCTGGACCTATCAGGCGCCGTCGACCAAATACGCCACGCTGGCGCCGATCGTGGTGCGGCTGGCGGGCGAGGGCGACCCCGCCGCGGCGCGGCTGATGCGGCAGGCCGGACATGAGGTCGACCGGCTGGCCCGCGCGCTCGACCCGGACGGCACCCTGCCCTTCTGTGCCGGCGGCAGCCTGGCGGCGCCGCTGCGCCCCTATATGGACCCGACGATCGTCGCCCGGCTGCGCCCGCCGCAGGGCGACGCCCGCGACGGCGCCGTGCTGCTGGCCCGGTCCCTGGCCCCCGGCGAAGCCTGGAGCGACGCATGA
- a CDS encoding cyclodeaminase/cyclohydrolase family protein yields the protein MTAETEDSLWRWPLATFRDTLASDSPTPGGGSAAMVSATLGLGLVVMALRITANKTADRGFLDTLILSGERLIAELSAHAEADIAVFDAYMAALKLPKATEEEKAARREALRQATVAATEVPLNAAQTALEGIDLANQAATLAATQIVSDVGAGAATLRGAVEAVLYAVDVNLRGLDDAARRQVYAESRDRLLATAEQRAAGIARLVRDRLR from the coding sequence ATGACCGCCGAGACAGAAGACAGCCTGTGGCGCTGGCCGCTCGCCACCTTCCGCGACACGCTGGCCAGCGATTCGCCGACCCCCGGCGGCGGTTCCGCCGCCATGGTGTCGGCGACGCTCGGCCTCGGCCTCGTGGTGATGGCGCTGCGCATCACCGCCAACAAGACGGCCGACCGGGGCTTCCTCGACACGCTGATCCTGTCGGGCGAGCGGCTGATCGCCGAGCTGTCGGCCCATGCCGAGGCCGACATCGCCGTGTTCGACGCCTATATGGCGGCGCTGAAGCTGCCGAAGGCGACCGAGGAGGAGAAGGCGGCGCGCCGCGAGGCGCTGCGGCAGGCGACGGTCGCCGCCACCGAGGTCCCGTTGAACGCGGCCCAGACCGCGCTGGAGGGCATCGACCTCGCCAACCAGGCCGCCACGCTGGCGGCGACCCAGATCGTCAGCGATGTCGGCGCCGGGGCCGCGACCCTGCGCGGCGCGGTCGAGGCGGTGCTCTACGCCGTCGACGTCAACCTGCGCGGCCTCGACGACGCCGCCCGCCGGCAGGTCTATGCCGAAAGCCGCGACCGTCTTCTGGCGACGGCCGAGCAGCGCGCGGCCGGCATCGCCCGGCTGGTTCGGGACCGACTGCGCTGA
- a CDS encoding SIS domain-containing protein: MTSIMLEEAREAPARIADLLAADADLVRDLAARLRADRPRFAVTIARGSSDHAATYAAYLLGSRLGVVTASLPPSLETLGHSDLDLKGSLAIAVSQSGRSPDLVTPVRRARERGALTVAVLNSTDSPAAQAAEIVLDQHAGRERAVAATKSYIASLVAAARLVAEWAEDVELKAALQRLPEALETAVRSDWSPAIEALAKADRMMVAGRGLNLAIAQESALKFKETCILQAEAMSAAEIMHGPKALVEAGYPVLAYAPNDGGRESVLKMAAEFRGLGAEVLLAGAPGVGGASLPLPPPLHPALDPILAIGAFYPFVAALSEARGLSPDAPRNLSKVTETV; encoded by the coding sequence TTGACCTCGATCATGCTTGAGGAGGCGCGCGAGGCCCCGGCCCGCATCGCCGACCTCCTGGCCGCCGACGCGGATCTGGTCCGCGACCTGGCCGCCCGGCTGCGCGCCGACCGGCCGCGCTTCGCCGTGACCATCGCCCGCGGCAGCTCCGACCACGCCGCGACCTATGCCGCCTATCTGCTGGGCAGCCGGCTGGGCGTGGTCACCGCCTCGCTGCCGCCTTCGCTGGAGACGCTGGGCCATTCCGACCTGGACCTGAAGGGCAGCCTGGCCATCGCCGTGTCGCAATCCGGCCGCAGCCCGGACCTGGTGACGCCGGTGCGCCGCGCCCGCGAGCGCGGGGCCCTGACCGTCGCCGTGCTGAACTCGACCGACAGCCCGGCCGCCCAGGCCGCGGAGATCGTCCTGGACCAGCATGCCGGGCGCGAGCGCGCCGTGGCCGCGACCAAATCCTACATCGCCAGCCTGGTCGCCGCCGCCCGGCTGGTGGCCGAATGGGCCGAGGATGTGGAGCTGAAGGCCGCCCTGCAGCGCCTGCCCGAGGCGCTGGAGACCGCCGTGCGCAGCGACTGGTCGCCCGCCATCGAGGCGCTGGCGAAGGCCGACCGGATGATGGTCGCCGGCCGAGGCCTGAACCTGGCGATCGCGCAGGAGAGCGCGCTGAAGTTCAAGGAGACCTGCATCCTGCAGGCCGAGGCGATGAGCGCGGCCGAGATCATGCACGGGCCCAAGGCGCTGGTCGAAGCCGGCTACCCGGTGCTGGCCTATGCCCCGAACGACGGCGGGCGCGAGAGCGTGCTGAAGATGGCGGCGGAGTTCCGCGGCCTGGGCGCCGAGGTCCTGCTGGCGGGCGCGCCGGGGGTCGGGGGCGCGTCGCTGCCGCTGCCGCCGCCGCTGCACCCGGCGCTGGACCCGATCCTGGCGATCGGCGCCTTCTATCCCTTCGTCGCCGCCCTGTCCGAGGCCCGCGGCCTGTCGCCCGACGCACCGCGCAACCTGAGCAAGGTGACCGAGACGGTCTGA
- the cysQ gene encoding 3'(2'),5'-bisphosphate nucleotidase CysQ: MTSSDALPPVEAVVDLARRAGRVVLEIYDSFDGATLRKGDGSPVTAADHAAEALILPGLRALLPGVPVVAEEHCAAHGIPAAADRFWLVDPVDGTKEFLRRNGEFTVNIGLVVKGVPVLGVVEAPAFDRRFWAAGGMAWQQRGDEAPRRIAVRPPPMEGLVVLTSRSHRDDPKLDAGLQGRRVAERRILGSSLKIALIAAGEADLYPRFGPTMEWDTAAADAVLRAAGGVIDDPASGLPLAYAKPGFANAGFVARGAAAG; the protein is encoded by the coding sequence ATGACAAGCTCGGACGCATTGCCGCCGGTTGAGGCGGTCGTCGACCTCGCCCGCCGCGCCGGCCGGGTGGTGCTCGAGATCTACGACAGCTTCGACGGCGCCACCCTGCGCAAGGGCGACGGCAGTCCGGTCACCGCCGCGGATCACGCCGCCGAGGCGCTGATCCTGCCCGGCCTCCGCGCCTTGCTGCCGGGCGTGCCGGTGGTGGCCGAGGAGCATTGCGCCGCGCACGGCATTCCGGCCGCGGCCGATCGCTTCTGGCTGGTCGACCCGGTCGACGGCACCAAGGAGTTCCTGCGCCGCAACGGCGAGTTCACCGTCAATATCGGCCTGGTGGTGAAGGGCGTGCCGGTGCTCGGCGTGGTCGAGGCGCCGGCCTTCGATCGCCGCTTCTGGGCGGCCGGCGGCATGGCCTGGCAGCAGCGGGGCGACGAGGCGCCGCGGCGGATCGCGGTGCGGCCGCCGCCCATGGAGGGGCTGGTGGTGCTGACCAGCCGGTCGCACCGCGACGATCCGAAGCTGGATGCGGGGTTGCAGGGGCGCCGCGTCGCCGAGCGCCGGATCCTCGGCAGCTCGCTGAAGATCGCGCTGATCGCGGCGGGGGAGGCGGATCTCTATCCCCGCTTCGGCCCGACCATGGAATGGGACACCGCGGCGGCCGACGCCGTGCTGCGGGCCGCCGGCGGCGTCATCGACGACCCGGCGTCCGGCCTGCCGCTGGCCTATGCCAAGCCCGGCTTCGCCAACGCCGGCTTCGTCGCGCGCGGGGCCGCGGCGGGCTGA